The Halichoerus grypus chromosome 14, mHalGry1.hap1.1, whole genome shotgun sequence genome contains a region encoding:
- the IPPK gene encoding inositol-pentakisphosphate 2-kinase isoform X4 codes for MKEFLGENYVHCGEVVQLPLDFVKQLCLKIQSERPESRCDKDLDTFSGYALCLPNLARLQTYRFAEHRPILCVEIKPKCGFIPLSSDVTHEVKHRVCRYCMHQHLKVATGKWKQISKYCPLDLYSGNKQRMHFALKSLLQEAQNNLKIFKNGELIYGCTDARSPVADWNELAHHLKPFFFPSNGLAGGPHCTRAVIRELVRVITRVLLSGSDKGWAGALRRGPGPRGPRVCEASPFGRSLHRQGKNSPECSGLPKGCLLYKTLQVQMLDLLDIEGLYPLYRRVERYLEEFPEERKTLQIDGPYDEVFYQKLLDLSTEDDGTVAFALTKVQQYRVAMTAKDCSIMIALSPCLQDSSSDQRPVVPSSRSRFAFSVSVLDLDLKPYESIPHQYKLDGKIVNFYSKTVHAKDAAVTSTRFKESEDCTLVLHKV; via the exons ATGAAAGAGTTTTTGGGGGAGAACTATGTCCATTGTGGG GAAGTGGTTCAGCTGCCTCTAGATTTCGTGAAACAGCTTTGTTTAAAGATACAGTCCGAAAGGCCAG AATCTCGCTGTGACAAGGACCTGGACACTTTCAGTGGCTATGCCCTGTGCCTTCCCAATTTAGCCAGACTTCAGACCTACCGTTTTGCAGAGCACCGGCCGATTCTTTGTGTAGAGATCAAG CCAAAATGCGGGTTCATCCCTTTGTCCAGCGACGTGACACACGAGGTGAAGCACAGGGTGTGTCGCTACTGCATGCACCAGCACCTCAAG GTGGCAACCGGGAAGTGGAAGCAGATAAGTAAATACTGTCCCCTCGACCTCTACTCAGG aaataaGCAGAGAATGCACTTTGCCTTGAAGAGCTTGTTACAGGAAGCTCAGAACAACTTAAAGATATTTAAG AACGGTGAGCTGATCTACGGCTGCACAGATGCCCGCAGCCCCGTGGCTGACTGGAACGAGCTCGCACACCACCTGAAgcccttcttcttcccttccaacGGCCTGGCCGGCGGGCCCCACTGCACAAGGGCTGTGATCCGGGAGCTGGTGCGGGTCATCACGCGGGTGCTGCTGAGCGGCTCGGACAAGGGCTGGGCAGGTGCCCTGAGGCGGGGGCCTGGGCCACGGGGTCCTCGTGTCTGTGAAGCCAGCCCTTTCGGCAGGAGCCTGCACCGCCAAG GAAAAAACAGCCCGGAGTGCTCGGGGTTACCGAAGGGCTGTCTTCTGTACAAAACCCTCCAGGTGCAGATGTTGGACCTGCTGGACATCGAAGGCCTCTACCCTCTGTACCGGCGGGTTGAGCGGTACCTGGAGGAGTTTCCTGAGGAGAG AAAAACGTTGCAAATAGACGGGCCTTATGATGAAGTGTTTTATCAGAAGCTACTTGATCTTTCCACTGAGGACGATGGGACAGTGGCCTTTGCACTGACGAAG GTTCAGCAGTACCGGGTGGCCATGACTGCGAAGGACTGCTCCATCATGATCGcgctctccccctgcctgcaggACTCGAG CTCCGATCAAAGGCCTGTCGTCCCTTCGTCGAGATCCAGGTTTGCTTTCTCCGTGTCTGTGCTGGACCTCGACCTCAAGCCCTATGAGAGCATTCCTCACCAGTACAAACTGGACGGCAAGATAGTCAACTTCTATTCAAAGACTGTACACGCCAAAGATGCAGCTGTGACGTCGACCAGGTTCAAGGAGAGTGAGGACTGCACGTTAGTTCTCCATAAGGTCTAG
- the IPPK gene encoding inositol-pentakisphosphate 2-kinase isoform X2 has protein sequence MDEGKMDENEWGYHGEGNKSLVVAHAQRCVVLRFLKFPPSRKKTSEEIFQHLQNIVDFSKNVMKEFLGENYVHCGEVVQLPLDFVKQLCLKIQSERPESRCDKDLDTFSGYALCLPNLARLQTYRFAEHRPILCVEIKPKCGFIPLSSDVTHEVKHRVCRYCMHQHLKVATGKWKQISKYCPLDLYSGNKQRMHFALKSLLQEAQNNLKIFKNGELIYGCTDARSPVADWNELAHHLKPFFFPSNGLAGGPHCTRAVIRELVRVITRVLLSGSDKGWAGALRRGPGPRGPRVCEASPFGRSLHRQGKNSPECSGLPKGCLLYKTLQVQMLDLLDIEGLYPLYRRVERYLEEFPEERKTLQIDGPYDEVFYQKLLDLSTEDDGTVAFALTKLSLCLWPSLGLAPAPRPRPAPREFRGSLDLDSKKRASLFSLISG, from the exons CGTTGTGTGGTGCTGCGTTTCCTGAAGTTCCCTCCAAGCAGAAAGAAG ACCTCAGAAGAAATATTTCAGCACCTACAGAACATAGTGGACTTCAGCAAAAATGTCATGAAAGAGTTTTTGGGGGAGAACTATGTCCATTGTGGG GAAGTGGTTCAGCTGCCTCTAGATTTCGTGAAACAGCTTTGTTTAAAGATACAGTCCGAAAGGCCAG AATCTCGCTGTGACAAGGACCTGGACACTTTCAGTGGCTATGCCCTGTGCCTTCCCAATTTAGCCAGACTTCAGACCTACCGTTTTGCAGAGCACCGGCCGATTCTTTGTGTAGAGATCAAG CCAAAATGCGGGTTCATCCCTTTGTCCAGCGACGTGACACACGAGGTGAAGCACAGGGTGTGTCGCTACTGCATGCACCAGCACCTCAAG GTGGCAACCGGGAAGTGGAAGCAGATAAGTAAATACTGTCCCCTCGACCTCTACTCAGG aaataaGCAGAGAATGCACTTTGCCTTGAAGAGCTTGTTACAGGAAGCTCAGAACAACTTAAAGATATTTAAG AACGGTGAGCTGATCTACGGCTGCACAGATGCCCGCAGCCCCGTGGCTGACTGGAACGAGCTCGCACACCACCTGAAgcccttcttcttcccttccaacGGCCTGGCCGGCGGGCCCCACTGCACAAGGGCTGTGATCCGGGAGCTGGTGCGGGTCATCACGCGGGTGCTGCTGAGCGGCTCGGACAAGGGCTGGGCAGGTGCCCTGAGGCGGGGGCCTGGGCCACGGGGTCCTCGTGTCTGTGAAGCCAGCCCTTTCGGCAGGAGCCTGCACCGCCAAG GAAAAAACAGCCCGGAGTGCTCGGGGTTACCGAAGGGCTGTCTTCTGTACAAAACCCTCCAGGTGCAGATGTTGGACCTGCTGGACATCGAAGGCCTCTACCCTCTGTACCGGCGGGTTGAGCGGTACCTGGAGGAGTTTCCTGAGGAGAG AAAAACGTTGCAAATAGACGGGCCTTATGATGAAGTGTTTTATCAGAAGCTACTTGATCTTTCCACTGAGGACGATGGGACAGTGGCCTTTGCACTGACGAAG CTGTCCCTCTGCTTGTGGCCCTCGCTGGGACtcgcccctgcccccaggcctcgTCCTGCTCCGAGGGAATTCAGAGGCTCACTGGACTTGGATAGCAAGAAAAGagcatctttattttcactaatctCTGGCTGA
- the IPPK gene encoding inositol-pentakisphosphate 2-kinase isoform X5 → MDEGKMDENEWGYHGEGNKSLVVAHAQRCVVLRFLKFPPSRKKTSEEIFQHLQNIVDFSKNVMKEFLGENYVHCGEVVQLPLDFVKQLCLKIQSERPESRCDKDLDTFSGYALCLPNLARLQTYRFAEHRPILCVEIKPKCGFIPLSSDVTHEVKHRVCRYCMHQHLKVATGKWKQISKYCPLDLYSGNKQRMHFALKSLLQEAQNNLKIFKNGELIYGCTDARSPVADWNELAHHLKPFFFPSNGLAGGPHCTRAVIRELVRVITRVLLSGSDKGWAGALRRGPGPRGPRVCEASPFGRSLHRQGKNSPECSGLPKGCLLYKTLQVQMLDLLDIEGLYPLYRRVERYLEEFPEERKTLQIDGPYDEVFYQKLLDLSTEDDGTVAFALTKLRSKACRPFVEIQVCFLRVCAGPRPQAL, encoded by the exons CGTTGTGTGGTGCTGCGTTTCCTGAAGTTCCCTCCAAGCAGAAAGAAG ACCTCAGAAGAAATATTTCAGCACCTACAGAACATAGTGGACTTCAGCAAAAATGTCATGAAAGAGTTTTTGGGGGAGAACTATGTCCATTGTGGG GAAGTGGTTCAGCTGCCTCTAGATTTCGTGAAACAGCTTTGTTTAAAGATACAGTCCGAAAGGCCAG AATCTCGCTGTGACAAGGACCTGGACACTTTCAGTGGCTATGCCCTGTGCCTTCCCAATTTAGCCAGACTTCAGACCTACCGTTTTGCAGAGCACCGGCCGATTCTTTGTGTAGAGATCAAG CCAAAATGCGGGTTCATCCCTTTGTCCAGCGACGTGACACACGAGGTGAAGCACAGGGTGTGTCGCTACTGCATGCACCAGCACCTCAAG GTGGCAACCGGGAAGTGGAAGCAGATAAGTAAATACTGTCCCCTCGACCTCTACTCAGG aaataaGCAGAGAATGCACTTTGCCTTGAAGAGCTTGTTACAGGAAGCTCAGAACAACTTAAAGATATTTAAG AACGGTGAGCTGATCTACGGCTGCACAGATGCCCGCAGCCCCGTGGCTGACTGGAACGAGCTCGCACACCACCTGAAgcccttcttcttcccttccaacGGCCTGGCCGGCGGGCCCCACTGCACAAGGGCTGTGATCCGGGAGCTGGTGCGGGTCATCACGCGGGTGCTGCTGAGCGGCTCGGACAAGGGCTGGGCAGGTGCCCTGAGGCGGGGGCCTGGGCCACGGGGTCCTCGTGTCTGTGAAGCCAGCCCTTTCGGCAGGAGCCTGCACCGCCAAG GAAAAAACAGCCCGGAGTGCTCGGGGTTACCGAAGGGCTGTCTTCTGTACAAAACCCTCCAGGTGCAGATGTTGGACCTGCTGGACATCGAAGGCCTCTACCCTCTGTACCGGCGGGTTGAGCGGTACCTGGAGGAGTTTCCTGAGGAGAG AAAAACGTTGCAAATAGACGGGCCTTATGATGAAGTGTTTTATCAGAAGCTACTTGATCTTTCCACTGAGGACGATGGGACAGTGGCCTTTGCACTGACGAAG CTCCGATCAAAGGCCTGTCGTCCCTTCGTCGAGATCCAGGTTTGCTTTCTCCGTGTCTGTGCTGGACCTCGACCTCAAGCCCTATGA
- the IPPK gene encoding inositol-pentakisphosphate 2-kinase isoform X1, with the protein MDEGKMDENEWGYHGEGNKSLVVAHAQRCVVLRFLKFPPSRKKTSEEIFQHLQNIVDFSKNVMKEFLGENYVHCGEVVQLPLDFVKQLCLKIQSERPESRCDKDLDTFSGYALCLPNLARLQTYRFAEHRPILCVEIKPKCGFIPLSSDVTHEVKHRVCRYCMHQHLKVATGKWKQISKYCPLDLYSGNKQRMHFALKSLLQEAQNNLKIFKNGELIYGCTDARSPVADWNELAHHLKPFFFPSNGLAGGPHCTRAVIRELVRVITRVLLSGSDKGWAGALRRGPGPRGPRVCEASPFGRSLHRQGKNSPECSGLPKGCLLYKTLQVQMLDLLDIEGLYPLYRRVERYLEEFPEERKTLQIDGPYDEVFYQKLLDLSTEDDGTVAFALTKVQQYRVAMTAKDCSIMIALSPCLQDSSSDQRPVVPSSRSRFAFSVSVLDLDLKPYESIPHQYKLDGKIVNFYSKTVHAKDAAVTSTRFKESEDCTLVLHKV; encoded by the exons CGTTGTGTGGTGCTGCGTTTCCTGAAGTTCCCTCCAAGCAGAAAGAAG ACCTCAGAAGAAATATTTCAGCACCTACAGAACATAGTGGACTTCAGCAAAAATGTCATGAAAGAGTTTTTGGGGGAGAACTATGTCCATTGTGGG GAAGTGGTTCAGCTGCCTCTAGATTTCGTGAAACAGCTTTGTTTAAAGATACAGTCCGAAAGGCCAG AATCTCGCTGTGACAAGGACCTGGACACTTTCAGTGGCTATGCCCTGTGCCTTCCCAATTTAGCCAGACTTCAGACCTACCGTTTTGCAGAGCACCGGCCGATTCTTTGTGTAGAGATCAAG CCAAAATGCGGGTTCATCCCTTTGTCCAGCGACGTGACACACGAGGTGAAGCACAGGGTGTGTCGCTACTGCATGCACCAGCACCTCAAG GTGGCAACCGGGAAGTGGAAGCAGATAAGTAAATACTGTCCCCTCGACCTCTACTCAGG aaataaGCAGAGAATGCACTTTGCCTTGAAGAGCTTGTTACAGGAAGCTCAGAACAACTTAAAGATATTTAAG AACGGTGAGCTGATCTACGGCTGCACAGATGCCCGCAGCCCCGTGGCTGACTGGAACGAGCTCGCACACCACCTGAAgcccttcttcttcccttccaacGGCCTGGCCGGCGGGCCCCACTGCACAAGGGCTGTGATCCGGGAGCTGGTGCGGGTCATCACGCGGGTGCTGCTGAGCGGCTCGGACAAGGGCTGGGCAGGTGCCCTGAGGCGGGGGCCTGGGCCACGGGGTCCTCGTGTCTGTGAAGCCAGCCCTTTCGGCAGGAGCCTGCACCGCCAAG GAAAAAACAGCCCGGAGTGCTCGGGGTTACCGAAGGGCTGTCTTCTGTACAAAACCCTCCAGGTGCAGATGTTGGACCTGCTGGACATCGAAGGCCTCTACCCTCTGTACCGGCGGGTTGAGCGGTACCTGGAGGAGTTTCCTGAGGAGAG AAAAACGTTGCAAATAGACGGGCCTTATGATGAAGTGTTTTATCAGAAGCTACTTGATCTTTCCACTGAGGACGATGGGACAGTGGCCTTTGCACTGACGAAG GTTCAGCAGTACCGGGTGGCCATGACTGCGAAGGACTGCTCCATCATGATCGcgctctccccctgcctgcaggACTCGAG CTCCGATCAAAGGCCTGTCGTCCCTTCGTCGAGATCCAGGTTTGCTTTCTCCGTGTCTGTGCTGGACCTCGACCTCAAGCCCTATGAGAGCATTCCTCACCAGTACAAACTGGACGGCAAGATAGTCAACTTCTATTCAAAGACTGTACACGCCAAAGATGCAGCTGTGACGTCGACCAGGTTCAAGGAGAGTGAGGACTGCACGTTAGTTCTCCATAAGGTCTAG
- the IPPK gene encoding inositol-pentakisphosphate 2-kinase isoform X3 has translation MDEGKMDENEWGYHGEGNKSLVVAHAQRCVVLRFLKFPPSRKKTSEEIFQHLQNIVDFSKNVMKEFLGENYVHCGEVVQLPLDFVKQLCLKIQSERPESRCDKDLDTFSGYALCLPNLARLQTYRFAEHRPILCVEIKPKCGFIPLSSDVTHEVKHRVCRYCMHQHLKVATGKWKQISKYCPLDLYSGNKQRMHFALKSLLQEAQNNLKIFKNGELIYGCTDARSPVADWNELAHHLKPFFFPSNGLAGGPHCTRAVIRELVRVITRVLLSGSDKGWAGALRRGPGPRGPRVCEASPFGRSLHRQGKNSPECSGLPKGCLLYKTLQVQMLDLLDIEGLYPLYRRVERYLEEFPEERKTLQIDGPYDEVFYQKLLDLSTEDDGTVAFALTKNIFITSERNPAPFRCHPLFSPPTCPKQPLSSCLCGRTSCGHCM, from the exons CGTTGTGTGGTGCTGCGTTTCCTGAAGTTCCCTCCAAGCAGAAAGAAG ACCTCAGAAGAAATATTTCAGCACCTACAGAACATAGTGGACTTCAGCAAAAATGTCATGAAAGAGTTTTTGGGGGAGAACTATGTCCATTGTGGG GAAGTGGTTCAGCTGCCTCTAGATTTCGTGAAACAGCTTTGTTTAAAGATACAGTCCGAAAGGCCAG AATCTCGCTGTGACAAGGACCTGGACACTTTCAGTGGCTATGCCCTGTGCCTTCCCAATTTAGCCAGACTTCAGACCTACCGTTTTGCAGAGCACCGGCCGATTCTTTGTGTAGAGATCAAG CCAAAATGCGGGTTCATCCCTTTGTCCAGCGACGTGACACACGAGGTGAAGCACAGGGTGTGTCGCTACTGCATGCACCAGCACCTCAAG GTGGCAACCGGGAAGTGGAAGCAGATAAGTAAATACTGTCCCCTCGACCTCTACTCAGG aaataaGCAGAGAATGCACTTTGCCTTGAAGAGCTTGTTACAGGAAGCTCAGAACAACTTAAAGATATTTAAG AACGGTGAGCTGATCTACGGCTGCACAGATGCCCGCAGCCCCGTGGCTGACTGGAACGAGCTCGCACACCACCTGAAgcccttcttcttcccttccaacGGCCTGGCCGGCGGGCCCCACTGCACAAGGGCTGTGATCCGGGAGCTGGTGCGGGTCATCACGCGGGTGCTGCTGAGCGGCTCGGACAAGGGCTGGGCAGGTGCCCTGAGGCGGGGGCCTGGGCCACGGGGTCCTCGTGTCTGTGAAGCCAGCCCTTTCGGCAGGAGCCTGCACCGCCAAG GAAAAAACAGCCCGGAGTGCTCGGGGTTACCGAAGGGCTGTCTTCTGTACAAAACCCTCCAGGTGCAGATGTTGGACCTGCTGGACATCGAAGGCCTCTACCCTCTGTACCGGCGGGTTGAGCGGTACCTGGAGGAGTTTCCTGAGGAGAG AAAAACGTTGCAAATAGACGGGCCTTATGATGAAGTGTTTTATCAGAAGCTACTTGATCTTTCCACTGAGGACGATGGGACAGTGGCCTTTGCACTGACGAAG aacattttcatcacctcagaaagaaaTCCCGCCCCCTTTCGCTGTcatcccctcttctccccacccacctgcccgAAGCAGCCATTGAGTTCCTGTCTCTGTGGACGCACCTCCTGCGGACACTGCATGTAA